A single genomic interval of Acidobacteriota bacterium harbors:
- the malQ gene encoding 4-alpha-glucanotransferase, giving the protein MVSTYASLGRRAGLLLPLFAARSTRSWGIGDIADLARLAPWLRAAGLRLLQVLPVNDMATGQTSPYSALSAMAIEPLYIAVDDVPDVQALGASAFPAGAFERRADLNASPVVPYVETTAIKDVVLRRAFERFRLTEWAIDTPRAKALQAFITDQHWWLDDYALFRVLHDHHDARPWWEWPEALATRDAGAMTTARLVHADALLDVCWTQWIAQEQWMAARRALDGIALVGDLPFMVSADSADVWANQALFSRDATVGTPPDAFSETGQDWGLPVYRWDAMRADGFAWLHARGRRMADMFDGFRIDHLVGFYRTYNRPLDGEAPHFMPESEDDQLRLGEDVIAAFGSAGAALIAEDLGTIPDFVRESVARLQLPGYKVLRWERDWHAEGHPFHDPAHYVASSLATSGTHDTDMMADWWDDASIDERAALLAIPGLEDKAIAPDRPYDDVVREALLEVLLQSSSELVVFPLQDVFGWRDRINVPATVGPENWSWACPIPVDTLMTDPTARARAETLRAMVDASER; this is encoded by the coding sequence ATGGTATCTACTTACGCATCACTCGGCCGTCGCGCCGGCCTCCTGCTTCCCCTGTTCGCGGCTCGCTCGACACGGAGCTGGGGTATCGGCGACATCGCCGACCTCGCCCGTCTCGCGCCATGGCTGCGCGCCGCCGGTCTCAGGCTGCTGCAGGTTCTTCCCGTCAACGACATGGCGACGGGGCAGACCTCGCCGTATTCGGCGCTGAGCGCCATGGCCATCGAGCCGCTCTACATCGCCGTGGACGATGTGCCCGACGTGCAGGCGCTCGGGGCGTCGGCGTTTCCTGCCGGCGCCTTCGAGCGCCGCGCGGATCTCAACGCGTCGCCGGTGGTGCCGTACGTCGAGACGACAGCGATCAAGGATGTCGTGCTGCGTCGCGCGTTCGAGCGCTTCAGGCTCACCGAGTGGGCGATCGACACGCCGCGCGCGAAGGCGCTCCAGGCGTTCATCACGGACCAGCACTGGTGGCTCGATGATTACGCGTTGTTCCGCGTGCTGCACGATCACCACGACGCTCGTCCGTGGTGGGAGTGGCCAGAGGCGCTTGCCACGCGCGATGCCGGCGCGATGACTACCGCGCGTCTGGTGCACGCCGATGCGCTGCTCGACGTGTGCTGGACGCAGTGGATTGCGCAGGAGCAGTGGATGGCCGCGCGCCGCGCGCTCGACGGCATCGCGCTCGTGGGCGATCTGCCGTTCATGGTGAGCGCCGACAGTGCTGACGTGTGGGCCAACCAGGCGCTGTTCTCGCGCGACGCGACGGTGGGGACGCCGCCCGACGCGTTCTCCGAGACGGGTCAGGACTGGGGCTTGCCGGTTTACCGCTGGGACGCGATGCGTGCCGACGGGTTCGCGTGGCTGCATGCGCGCGGCAGGCGTATGGCCGACATGTTCGACGGCTTCCGCATCGATCATCTCGTCGGCTTCTATCGCACGTACAACCGTCCGCTCGACGGCGAGGCACCGCACTTCATGCCGGAGTCCGAGGACGACCAACTCCGGCTCGGTGAGGACGTCATCGCCGCGTTCGGGAGCGCGGGTGCGGCGCTCATCGCGGAAGACCTCGGCACGATCCCGGACTTCGTCCGCGAGTCGGTGGCTCGGCTCCAGCTACCCGGCTACAAGGTGCTGCGCTGGGAGCGCGACTGGCATGCCGAGGGCCACCCGTTCCACGACCCCGCGCACTACGTCGCCTCGTCGCTCGCGACGTCCGGGACGCACGACACGGACATGATGGCCGACTGGTGGGACGACGCGTCGATCGACGAACGCGCGGCGCTGCTCGCGATCCCTGGTCTCGAGGACAAGGCCATCGCACCCGATCGGCCCTATGACGATGTGGTGAGGGAGGCGCTGCTGGAGGTGCTGCTGCAGTCCTCGTCGGAGCTCGTCGTGTTCCCGCTCCAGGACGTCTTCGGCTGGCGCGATCGTATCAACGTGCCCGCGACCGTCGGCCCCGAGAACTGGAGTTGGGCCTGCCCGATCCCGGTCGACACCCTGATGACGGACCCCACGGCGCGTGCCCGAGCGGAGACGCTGCGCGCCATGGTCGACGCGTCGGAGCGATAG
- a CDS encoding pyridoxal phosphate-dependent aminotransferase: MFSTRLPASLVPTPLAAAMAGRRARPDPILDLTVSNPTTVGVAYPETLTAPWSNAAGLRYEPDPRGLRFGRQAVTGWYAAMGEPGSPDDLILTASTSEAYSHLFKLLCNPGDSVLVPCPSYPLFEHLAQLDAVTVERYTCRDAGRWVLDEVDLAARIMPRTRALIVVAPNNPTGSVPTPDEWDVLTDTCRRHGLALIVDEVFADYPLGGRDRFVTPISSDVLTFRLNGLSKLVGLPQAKLGWIRVSGGDTRRRAALDALEVIADTYLSVSTPVQLAVPALLEQGALVRQQIQARLAGNLALITARLAGSAFDVRVPDGGWSVVLRVPEVADAATLVLALLERGVLVHPGYFYDLPHDGYLVVSLLTPAADLRQGLDVLCTLPLLQFT, encoded by the coding sequence GTGTTCTCGACCCGCTTGCCCGCCTCGCTCGTGCCGACGCCACTGGCAGCCGCCATGGCGGGACGGCGCGCGCGCCCCGATCCGATTCTGGACCTGACCGTCTCCAATCCTACGACGGTTGGGGTGGCATATCCGGAAACGCTGACCGCCCCGTGGTCGAACGCCGCCGGCCTGCGATACGAGCCAGACCCGCGCGGCCTGCGGTTCGGCCGCCAAGCCGTCACCGGATGGTATGCGGCCATGGGCGAGCCCGGGTCGCCCGATGACCTGATCCTCACGGCAAGTACCAGCGAAGCGTACTCGCACCTGTTCAAGCTGCTCTGCAATCCTGGCGACAGCGTACTCGTTCCCTGTCCGAGTTACCCGTTGTTCGAGCACCTCGCGCAACTCGACGCCGTGACCGTCGAGCGCTACACGTGCCGCGATGCGGGCCGGTGGGTGCTCGACGAGGTCGATCTCGCCGCGCGCATCATGCCACGGACGCGCGCCCTCATCGTCGTGGCGCCGAACAATCCGACGGGCAGCGTCCCCACACCAGACGAGTGGGACGTGCTCACGGACACATGCCGCCGGCACGGCCTGGCGCTCATCGTCGATGAGGTGTTTGCCGACTATCCGCTCGGCGGTCGCGACCGTTTCGTGACGCCCATATCATCGGACGTCCTGACGTTCAGGTTGAATGGCCTCTCGAAGCTCGTGGGCCTGCCGCAGGCCAAGCTCGGGTGGATCCGCGTGAGCGGTGGCGACACACGACGACGCGCGGCGCTCGACGCGCTGGAGGTCATCGCCGACACGTACCTGTCGGTCTCGACGCCCGTCCAGCTCGCCGTGCCGGCGCTGCTGGAGCAGGGTGCCCTCGTGCGGCAACAGATCCAGGCGCGCCTGGCCGGGAACCTCGCGCTCATCACTGCCAGGCTCGCAGGTTCGGCCTTCGACGTGCGCGTGCCCGACGGCGGCTGGAGCGTCGTGCTGCGTGTGCCCGAGGTGGCCGACGCGGCCACGCTCGTGCTCGCGCTGCTCGAACGTGGCGTGCTCGTGCACCCCGGCTACTTCTACGACCTGCCGCACGACGGGTATCTGGTGGTGAGCCTTCTCACGCCCGCCGCCGACCTGCGGCAGGGCCTCGACGTCCTCTGCACGCTGCCGCTGCTCCAGTTCACCTGA
- a CDS encoding amidase, which yields MDRRQFLQHSVIGGAALAGGGSAHAQSSIAQPPDRISSVALTVGDDVVERSVEDLRRAQETGAVTARAITQAYLRRIDAIDRQGPGLNSVIEVNPDVLDIADRLDQERRAGRVRGPLHGIPVLLKDNIDTADAMKTTAGSLALVDAKPLADAGLVTRLRDAGALLLGKTNLSEWANFRSSKSTSGWSGRGGLTRNPYALDRNACGSSSGSGAAAAASLCAVAVGTETDGSIICPSGRNGLVGLKPTVGLVSRSGIIPISATQDTAGPMTRTVSDAAALLQVLAGPDPRDPATKGQRVASDYTAFLRMDALRGKRIGVMREFFGSDARVGAAMEEVIKVLEDGGATIVDKTELSTRGKFGAAEFQLMLYEFKAGVDAYLASLGPGAPMKTLADVIAFNEAHAAEEMPYFRQETLIAAQAKGPLTEKAYLTAKATAARLSRTEGLDRVFAASRLDAVMAPSGGPAWLIDLVNGDAGTGGSSGPAAVSGYPNITVPCGHIRGLPIGVSFMGPAWSEGTLLGIAYAYEQRAKARRPPQYLTSALV from the coding sequence ATGGACCGCCGGCAGTTCCTCCAGCATTCCGTCATCGGTGGCGCGGCACTCGCCGGCGGCGGATCGGCACACGCGCAGTCGTCGATCGCGCAGCCGCCCGATCGCATCTCGAGCGTCGCGCTGACGGTCGGCGACGATGTGGTCGAACGCAGCGTGGAAGACCTGCGCCGCGCGCAGGAGACGGGTGCCGTGACGGCACGCGCCATCACGCAGGCGTATCTCCGGCGCATCGACGCGATCGATCGACAGGGGCCCGGTCTCAACAGCGTGATCGAAGTGAACCCCGACGTCCTCGACATCGCCGACCGTCTGGATCAGGAGCGGCGCGCCGGTCGCGTGCGCGGACCGCTGCACGGCATCCCCGTGCTGCTCAAGGACAACATCGACACCGCAGACGCGATGAAGACGACGGCCGGGTCGCTGGCGCTGGTGGATGCCAAGCCGCTGGCCGACGCGGGGCTCGTGACGCGATTGCGCGACGCGGGCGCGCTGCTGCTCGGCAAGACCAACCTGAGCGAGTGGGCCAACTTCCGATCGAGCAAGTCGACGAGCGGCTGGAGTGGTCGTGGCGGCCTGACGCGCAATCCCTACGCGCTCGATCGCAACGCGTGCGGATCGAGTTCGGGATCCGGCGCGGCGGCCGCCGCGAGCCTGTGTGCCGTGGCGGTGGGGACCGAGACGGACGGCTCGATCATCTGTCCATCAGGACGCAACGGTCTCGTGGGCCTCAAACCGACGGTCGGCCTCGTGAGCCGCAGCGGCATCATCCCGATCTCGGCGACGCAGGACACCGCGGGCCCGATGACGCGCACCGTCTCCGACGCGGCGGCATTGCTCCAGGTCCTTGCGGGGCCAGATCCCCGCGACCCCGCGACAAAGGGGCAGCGCGTGGCATCCGACTACACGGCGTTCCTCCGGATGGACGCGCTGCGCGGCAAGCGCATCGGCGTGATGCGCGAGTTCTTCGGATCCGACGCACGCGTGGGCGCGGCGATGGAAGAGGTCATCAAGGTGCTGGAAGACGGCGGCGCGACGATCGTGGACAAGACCGAGCTGTCGACACGCGGCAAGTTCGGCGCTGCCGAGTTCCAGTTGATGCTCTACGAGTTCAAGGCGGGCGTCGACGCATACCTGGCGTCGCTCGGGCCCGGCGCGCCGATGAAGACGCTTGCCGACGTCATCGCGTTCAACGAAGCGCACGCGGCGGAGGAGATGCCGTACTTCCGTCAGGAGACGCTCATCGCCGCGCAGGCGAAAGGGCCGCTCACCGAGAAGGCCTACCTGACGGCGAAGGCAACGGCCGCGCGTCTTTCACGCACCGAGGGCCTCGATCGCGTGTTCGCCGCGTCGCGTCTCGATGCCGTGATGGCGCCGAGCGGCGGCCCGGCGTGGTTGATCGACCTGGTGAACGGCGACGCGGGCACCGGTGGGAGTTCCGGGCCCGCTGCCGTGTCCGGCTATCCGAACATCACCGTTCCGTGCGGCCACATCCGCGGCCTGCCCATCGGCGTGTCGTTCATGGGGCCTGCCTGGTCCGAAGGCACGCTGCTCGGGATCGCCTACGCGTACGAACAGCGCGCCAAGGCCCGTCGTCCGCCCCAGTACCTCACAAGCGCTCTGGTGTGA
- a CDS encoding zinc-dependent metalloprotease, protein MTSRCLARVLLASLSFVALAASSSPVAAQGTAPSTTTPSIADRTRGWTKMDGFVPLYWDEATGRLYLEIARFDRELLYQVSLPAGIGSNPIGLDRGQLGDTAVVTFQRVGPKVLLTQANQRFRALSADPAERQAVADSFARSVLWGFKVEAADGDRVLVDATDFVLRDAHGVIDRLRGANQGAYRVDASRTAFHLPRTKAFPKNSEVEAIVTLVTDGAPGPLVRQVAPTATSLTVRQHHSFVELPDLATHTYRPRAADPRTGGIDMTFHDYASPITDPIEKHWVLRHHLQKTNPSAAVSDVVAPIVYYVDNGTPEPIRSALVEGAQWWAAAFEAAGFRNGFQVRVLPADADPMDLRYNMIHWVHRSTRGWSYGAAVTDPRTGQILKGNVSLGSLRVRQDIMIGTALTSLATDDDPLRCMAGDAPDAEYLAALDPATDVTAMALARIRQLSAHEVGHTLGFSHNFAASTYGRASVMDYPSPMARIVDGKIDMSDAYGVGVGPFDVFAVKYAYGQFAPGTNDAAALAALVDEATSRGMLYISDTDARPPGAAHPLASLWDNGTDPVESLKHEIAVRAIAMRGFDVTHIPEGRSLSFLEQQFLPLYFHHRYQVQATVKSVGGQYYSYAVRKGGAPVPESTRIVPPDVQRAALDALLTTLTPDVLVVPDRILALLQPRTDAFGGFNTELFPRRTGLTFDPASAASIAADMTIAGLLNPERAARIVEFHARDAKQLQLRDVINAIGRAVRGDMSRESTTALAQRAAQSVFVMRLMDLGVNENASSDVRSIAQRAVAGLPMMLFPEGQATPEWVAHKVAVQRDVERYAQRPYSPYTPQKPLATPAGDPI, encoded by the coding sequence ATGACGTCCCGTTGCCTGGCGCGCGTGCTGCTCGCGTCGCTGTCGTTCGTCGCACTCGCCGCGTCGTCGTCCCCCGTCGCGGCGCAGGGCACCGCCCCCTCCACGACGACACCGTCGATCGCCGACCGCACGCGCGGGTGGACGAAGATGGACGGCTTCGTACCGCTCTATTGGGACGAAGCCACAGGACGCCTGTATCTCGAGATCGCCAGGTTCGATCGCGAGTTGTTGTACCAGGTCTCGCTGCCGGCCGGCATCGGATCGAATCCCATCGGGCTCGATCGCGGACAGCTCGGGGATACCGCCGTCGTGACCTTCCAGCGCGTCGGGCCGAAGGTGCTGCTCACGCAGGCCAACCAGCGATTCCGCGCGCTGAGCGCGGATCCCGCCGAACGACAGGCAGTGGCCGACTCGTTCGCGCGATCGGTGCTGTGGGGCTTCAAGGTCGAGGCCGCTGACGGCGACCGCGTGCTCGTCGACGCAACGGACTTCGTGCTGCGCGACGCGCATGGCGTGATCGATCGCCTGCGCGGAGCGAACCAGGGCGCGTACCGTGTGGACGCGAGTCGCACGGCCTTCCATCTGCCTCGCACGAAGGCCTTCCCGAAGAACTCGGAGGTCGAGGCCATCGTCACGCTCGTCACCGACGGCGCGCCGGGTCCGCTGGTGCGGCAGGTTGCTCCGACGGCAACGTCGCTCACAGTGCGGCAGCATCACTCGTTCGTCGAACTGCCCGATCTCGCCACGCACACGTACCGGCCGCGCGCGGCCGATCCGCGTACGGGCGGCATCGACATGACGTTCCACGATTACGCGTCACCGATCACGGATCCGATCGAGAAGCACTGGGTCCTGCGCCATCACCTGCAGAAGACGAATCCGTCAGCCGCTGTCAGCGACGTGGTCGCGCCGATCGTCTATTACGTGGACAACGGCACGCCGGAGCCGATCCGGAGCGCACTCGTCGAAGGCGCGCAGTGGTGGGCCGCGGCGTTCGAGGCTGCCGGCTTCAGGAACGGATTCCAGGTACGCGTCCTGCCCGCCGACGCCGATCCGATGGACCTCCGCTACAACATGATTCACTGGGTCCACAGGTCGACGCGCGGCTGGTCGTACGGCGCCGCGGTGACCGATCCGCGCACGGGCCAGATCCTGAAGGGCAACGTCAGCCTCGGGTCGCTGCGCGTGCGGCAGGACATCATGATCGGGACGGCCCTCACGAGCCTGGCCACCGACGATGACCCGCTGCGCTGCATGGCCGGCGACGCGCCCGACGCGGAGTATCTGGCGGCGCTCGATCCCGCAACAGACGTGACGGCCATGGCGCTCGCGCGCATCAGGCAGTTGTCCGCGCACGAAGTGGGCCACACGCTCGGCTTCTCGCACAACTTCGCGGCCAGCACGTACGGGCGTGCGTCAGTGATGGATTACCCATCGCCGATGGCCCGCATCGTCGACGGAAAGATCGACATGTCCGATGCGTACGGCGTCGGCGTGGGTCCGTTCGACGTCTTCGCCGTGAAGTACGCGTACGGCCAGTTCGCACCCGGGACGAATGACGCGGCCGCTCTCGCAGCGCTCGTCGACGAAGCCACGAGCAGGGGCATGCTGTACATCTCCGATACCGATGCGCGACCCCCCGGTGCGGCGCATCCGCTCGCGAGCCTGTGGGACAACGGCACCGATCCCGTGGAGAGCCTGAAGCACGAGATCGCGGTGCGCGCGATTGCGATGCGCGGTTTCGACGTGACGCACATCCCGGAGGGCCGGTCGCTCAGCTTCCTCGAACAACAGTTCCTGCCGCTGTACTTCCATCACCGGTACCAGGTGCAGGCCACGGTGAAGTCAGTGGGCGGACAGTATTACTCGTATGCCGTCCGCAAGGGTGGCGCGCCAGTGCCAGAGTCGACGCGCATCGTGCCGCCGGACGTGCAGCGTGCGGCACTCGATGCGCTGCTCACGACGCTCACGCCAGATGTGCTCGTCGTACCCGATCGCATCCTCGCGCTGCTCCAGCCACGCACCGATGCATTCGGCGGGTTCAACACGGAGCTCTTCCCGCGACGCACGGGCCTCACGTTCGACCCGGCGTCCGCGGCGTCCATCGCTGCCGACATGACGATTGCGGGCCTGCTCAACCCCGAGCGCGCCGCGCGGATCGTCGAGTTCCACGCGCGCGACGCGAAGCAGTTGCAACTGCGCGACGTCATCAACGCGATCGGACGTGCGGTCAGAGGCGACATGAGCCGCGAGAGTACGACGGCGCTCGCGCAGCGTGCGGCGCAGTCGGTGTTCGTGATGCGGTTGATGGATCTGGGCGTGAACGAGAACGCCTCGTCCGACGTCCGCTCCATCGCGCAGCGCGCCGTGGCGGGTCTGCCGATGATGCTGTTCCCAGAGGGCCAGGCCACGCCCGAGTGGGTGGCGCACAAGGTCGCCGTGCAGCGCGACGTCGAGCGCTACGCCCAACGCCCGTACTCCCCCTACACGCCCCAGAAACCGCTGGCCACGCCGGCCGGAGATCCGATCTGA
- a CDS encoding prepilin-type N-terminal cleavage/methylation domain-containing protein, with the protein MADYTSKKNHEAGFSLVELVFSMAVMVVVMSGVMSVMMDVSVAKDTVSLTTTTNQNLRVAMDLIIRDLLQTGQGLPAGRVVGIPSGAGATPVRRPGPLDPANSPNTIVYQFDPALVALPALTSGPALGPDVNLAPTDMVTAIGADSAFEGVQLSALNATDMTVVPTLNISDNPDVARDNLQVGDLIMLTKQSMSTLKYVSRIVNNTVYFDVNDPMNLNQTGVGVIGTLAHYVSLVPETAACELPPPNPCGQMVVPSVATRIRMVTYYIDPTPMETGFRLMRRINARPPTVVAFSIDSLLLTYDLIDDVGNPTDVALDTSDIAGTGACAPLACSSNQIRKVNVHLMGRSSQRHPKTRQFLRNTLNTQVSLRSLALVDRYS; encoded by the coding sequence ATGGCTGACTACACATCGAAGAAGAATCACGAGGCGGGCTTCTCGCTGGTCGAGCTCGTCTTCAGCATGGCGGTGATGGTCGTGGTGATGTCCGGCGTGATGTCGGTGATGATGGACGTCTCGGTCGCGAAGGACACGGTGTCGCTCACGACGACGACCAACCAGAATCTGCGCGTCGCGATGGATCTCATCATCCGCGATCTCCTGCAGACGGGGCAGGGGCTGCCCGCCGGGCGCGTGGTCGGGATTCCTTCGGGGGCCGGCGCGACGCCAGTCCGTCGGCCGGGACCGTTGGACCCGGCAAACAGCCCGAACACGATCGTCTATCAGTTCGATCCCGCGCTGGTGGCGCTCCCGGCGCTGACGTCCGGGCCGGCGCTCGGGCCCGACGTGAACCTCGCGCCGACCGACATGGTGACGGCGATCGGCGCCGACAGCGCGTTCGAGGGTGTCCAGCTCAGCGCCCTGAACGCGACGGACATGACGGTCGTGCCGACGCTGAACATCAGCGACAACCCCGATGTGGCGCGCGACAACCTGCAGGTCGGCGACTTGATCATGCTGACCAAGCAGTCGATGAGCACCTTGAAGTACGTGAGCCGGATCGTGAACAACACGGTGTATTTCGACGTGAACGATCCGATGAACCTGAACCAGACCGGGGTCGGCGTGATCGGTACGCTGGCCCACTACGTCAGCCTCGTTCCGGAGACGGCCGCCTGTGAGCTTCCACCGCCCAACCCGTGCGGGCAGATGGTGGTGCCGTCGGTGGCGACACGGATCCGCATGGTCACCTACTACATCGACCCCACTCCCATGGAGACCGGGTTCCGGTTGATGCGTCGTATCAACGCCAGGCCTCCAACGGTGGTCGCGTTCTCCATCGACAGTCTCCTGCTGACATACGACCTCATCGACGATGTCGGCAATCCGACCGACGTCGCGCTGGATACCTCGGACATCGCCGGAACCGGCGCGTGTGCGCCGCTGGCCTGTTCGTCCAACCAGATCCGCAAGGTGAACGTGCACCTCATGGGGCGCTCCTCTCAGCGGCATCCCAAGACACGACAGTTTCTCCGCAACACGCTCAACACGCAGGTCAGCCTGCGAAGCCTCGCGCTCGTGGATCGCTATTCATGA
- a CDS encoding prepilin-type N-terminal cleavage/methylation domain-containing protein → MTSPSRSRATDESGFSLLEALVALLLLSTAMLGLAQVFVMGMSNVSTSSANLIAREKAREAIESVHTARDTRVLAWHEIRNDATPRMCQGVAQPTGWNSTTAGVFLEGEQAGGLLTPGADGLVNTADDGDVEVIRHPGPDGEAGTADDREESLTQYWRQIEICDLSNSLRQVRVSVRYRVGAIERTYRLTTFISNYS, encoded by the coding sequence ATGACGTCACCATCTCGATCGCGTGCGACCGACGAGAGTGGGTTCAGCCTGCTTGAGGCCCTCGTGGCCCTCCTGCTGCTGTCGACGGCGATGCTCGGACTCGCTCAGGTCTTCGTGATGGGCATGTCCAACGTGTCGACGTCCTCGGCCAATCTGATTGCCCGGGAGAAGGCACGCGAGGCCATCGAGTCCGTGCACACGGCGCGCGACACGCGCGTCCTCGCCTGGCATGAGATCCGGAACGACGCGACCCCGCGCATGTGCCAGGGCGTTGCCCAACCGACCGGCTGGAACTCGACGACCGCCGGTGTGTTCCTGGAGGGTGAGCAGGCCGGTGGTCTGCTCACCCCCGGCGCTGACGGCCTGGTCAACACCGCCGACGACGGAGACGTCGAGGTCATCCGCCACCCAGGTCCTGACGGAGAGGCAGGAACCGCCGACGACAGGGAAGAATCACTGACGCAGTACTGGCGTCAGATCGAGATTTGCGACCTCAGCAACTCGCTGCGCCAGGTTCGCGTCAGCGTTCGCTATCGCGTCGGTGCCATCGAGCGGACGTACCGTCTCACGACATTCATCTCCAACTACTCCTGA
- a CDS encoding prepilin-type N-terminal cleavage/methylation domain-containing protein produces the protein MRFTTTDLRSTAGFTLLEVLIVGAIVGVLLAMAVLVTPLAVSLARADSGSSELMAALRTARERAITERRNMTITFVTPNIVEVRRDDLGVDGLGNIIVTGTTLVSQTTVSQGMEFRRFDAGVPDTPDGFAPIGDAIEFTGGQPWQFTSEGTLVSQSGDVVNGTVFMARRDDPLTSRALTIFGATALLRDWSWNGANWVD, from the coding sequence ATGCGATTCACGACTACCGACCTCCGGTCCACGGCGGGCTTCACCCTCCTCGAAGTGCTCATCGTCGGGGCGATCGTCGGCGTCCTGCTGGCGATGGCGGTGCTGGTGACGCCGTTGGCCGTCAGCCTGGCACGCGCCGACTCCGGCAGTTCCGAGCTGATGGCGGCGCTGCGAACGGCCAGGGAGCGAGCCATCACGGAGCGTCGCAACATGACGATCACGTTCGTGACGCCCAACATCGTCGAAGTGCGCCGCGACGACCTGGGCGTCGACGGTCTGGGCAACATCATCGTGACGGGCACGACCCTCGTGTCGCAGACCACCGTGTCGCAGGGAATGGAGTTCCGCCGCTTCGATGCCGGTGTGCCCGACACGCCGGACGGGTTCGCCCCGATCGGTGACGCCATCGAGTTCACGGGCGGACAACCCTGGCAATTCACGTCGGAGGGCACGCTCGTCTCGCAGAGCGGCGACGTGGTCAACGGGACGGTGTTCATGGCGAGGAGGGACGACCCCCTCACGTCGCGTGCCCTCACGATCTTCGGTGCGACGGCGCTTCTGCGTGACTGGAGCTGGAATGGCGCGAACTGGGTTGACTGA